A genomic window from Halorubrum lacusprofundi ATCC 49239 includes:
- the tnpA gene encoding IS200/IS605-like element ISHla15 family transposase — MVYDLDSGAHSTFSLHYHLILTTKYRRGVLTEERTQFIHEVIGGFTDNYGVELTNLDGEDDHVHILFRAKPTTDLVKFINTVKGATARRIRNEYADELKTELWGDSFWNDSYCLISTGQVSLDVLKQYVEDQRE; from the coding sequence ATAGTGTACGACCTCGACTCGGGAGCGCATTCGACGTTTTCCCTGCACTACCACCTGATACTCACCACGAAGTATCGGCGCGGAGTGCTAACCGAGGAGCGAACCCAATTCATTCACGAGGTCATCGGCGGGTTCACGGACAACTACGGTGTCGAACTGACGAACCTCGACGGCGAGGACGACCACGTACACATCCTGTTCCGAGCGAAACCAACCACGGACCTCGTGAAGTTCATCAACACGGTCAAGGGCGCAACCGCTCGCCGTATCCGCAACGAGTACGCGGACGAACTGAAAACCGAACTGTGGGGCGACTCGTTCTGGAACGACTCGTACTGCCTCATCTCGACGGGGCAGGTGTCGCTGGATGTGTTGAAACAGTACGTCGAGGACCAACGCGAGTAG
- a CDS encoding RNA-guided endonuclease InsQ/TnpB family protein, which yields MYYAYKYRLKPSDAHREALDRHRDICRQLYNHTLNRLNEYQDEHGELPSMTTLRSELPDLKKWWDGLSDVYSKVLQTVVERLFDNLKGLSALKKNGHGVGQLKWKPPREFRSFTYSQSGFKLDKKGGQTVLSLSKLADIPIRLHRAIPDDATLKQVTVKKEPTGEWFATFGVQMDREPPEPPENPEKCVGIDVGILKYAHDTDGTAVGSLDLTDKRERLEREQRKLSRKQHGSNNYEKQRRRVAECHANLRQKRRDFLHKLSAYYAREYDLVAVEDLNVKGMMESPANSRNTASAAWRTFLSLLEYKCEREGAHFVAVDPRGTTKECASCGVSTEKPLWVREHSCPACGFEADRDANAAWNILSRGLGDVGVGHSESTPVETALPVDTAVSAKRVLEAGSPTLKERAASAVSE from the coding sequence ATGTACTACGCCTACAAGTACCGTCTCAAACCGTCCGACGCCCACCGCGAGGCGTTGGACCGCCACCGAGACATTTGTAGGCAACTGTACAACCACACACTCAACCGCCTCAACGAGTACCAAGACGAGCACGGTGAACTGCCATCCATGACCACGCTTCGGTCGGAGCTACCCGACCTCAAGAAATGGTGGGACGGCCTCTCGGACGTGTACTCGAAGGTTCTCCAAACCGTCGTGGAACGGCTGTTTGACAACCTCAAAGGCCTCTCTGCGCTCAAGAAGAACGGCCACGGCGTCGGCCAACTCAAGTGGAAGCCGCCACGGGAGTTCCGCAGTTTCACGTACAGTCAGTCTGGCTTCAAGCTCGACAAGAAGGGCGGTCAGACTGTGCTGTCACTCTCGAAACTCGCGGACATACCGATTCGGCTTCACCGCGCCATCCCCGACGACGCCACGCTCAAGCAGGTCACGGTCAAGAAGGAACCGACGGGCGAGTGGTTCGCCACGTTCGGCGTCCAAATGGACCGTGAACCTCCTGAGCCACCTGAGAATCCCGAGAAGTGCGTCGGTATCGACGTGGGGATTCTCAAGTACGCTCACGACACCGACGGCACAGCAGTCGGGTCGCTCGATCTCACCGACAAACGTGAACGCTTGGAGCGCGAGCAACGGAAACTCTCGCGGAAGCAACACGGGTCGAACAACTACGAGAAGCAACGGCGACGAGTCGCGGAGTGTCACGCTAATCTCCGGCAGAAGCGCCGTGACTTCTTGCACAAACTCTCGGCGTATTACGCTCGGGAGTACGATCTCGTGGCGGTCGAAGACCTGAACGTGAAGGGGATGATGGAGTCGCCGGCGAACAGCCGCAACACCGCCTCCGCCGCGTGGCGGACGTTCCTCTCGTTGCTCGAATACAAGTGCGAACGGGAGGGGGCACACTTCGTGGCGGTTGATCCGAGAGGGACGACCAAGGAGTGTGCGTCATGTGGCGTCTCGACGGAGAAGCCGTTGTGGGTCCGTGAACACTCCTGTCCCGCCTGCGGGTTTGAGGCGGACAGGGACGCGAACGCGGCGTGGAACATTCTTTCTCGTGGCCTCGGAGATGTAGGAGTGGGACACTCCGAATCAACGCCTGTGGAGACTGCGCTCCCTGTGGATACAGCAGTATCTGCAAAGCGCGTCCTGGAAGCAGGAAGCCCTACTCTCAAGGAGCGAGCGGCGTCAGCCGTGAGCGAGTAG
- a CDS encoding HU family DNA-binding protein — MNKAELIESMASESGLSKSDAKRALDTFTDATTKALEKGDSAVLVGFGSFSISKRSARTGRNPSSRNGPVDDSPVTFDACPEFAAALDLNPGKGDEASAKCRDADVVIDAKYIASETRRNSHEGLSEDDAKWALEAFINATTKALKKGDRLSLGEEEDENKGFGTFSISKRSARTGRNPQTGKEIQIAAKNVVKFKAGAELSKAVK, encoded by the coding sequence ATGAACAAAGCGGAACTGATCGAGTCGATGGCGAGTGAATCCGGACTGAGCAAGTCGGACGCGAAGCGGGCGCTCGACACGTTCACCGACGCGACGACGAAAGCCTTGGAGAAGGGCGACAGCGCCGTACTGGTCGGATTCGGATCGTTCAGTATCTCGAAGCGCTCCGCCCGGACGGGGCGAAATCCGAGCTCCCGAAACGGACCTGTAGACGACTCGCCGGTGACGTTCGACGCCTGCCCGGAGTTCGCGGCCGCCCTCGATCTCAACCCCGGCAAGGGTGACGAGGCCAGCGCCAAGTGCCGGGACGCCGACGTGGTGATCGACGCGAAGTACATCGCGAGTGAAACGAGACGCAACTCGCACGAGGGGTTATCGGAGGACGACGCGAAGTGGGCGCTCGAGGCGTTCATCAACGCGACGACGAAGGCCCTGAAGAAAGGTGATCGGCTGTCGTTGGGTGAGGAAGAGGACGAGAATAAGGGGTTCGGCACGTTCAGCATCTCAAAGCGGTCTGCCCGGACCGGACGAAACCCTCAGACCGGAAAAGAGATCCAGATCGCGGCGAAGAACGTGGTCAAGTTCAAGGCGGGTGCCGAGCTCTCCAAGGCCGTCAAGTGA
- a CDS encoding NAD-dependent epimerase/dehydratase family protein, which yields METVLVTGGRGASGRWIVDRLAGDYEVVVVDYEHPGPGVDPTSHVSFRAADLADRGEALDVVHAVDPDVVVHWAAIPVAGTHPDGRVFETNVHAAKNVLDAAGRADARIVQASSDGAYGFFFADPTPFPDELPITEDHPLQPEDPYGLSKVTAEAAAGAVARREGVPAVSIRPSWIQFPGEYACRSDGYVNDLDAGAGNFWSYIDARDVADLVAAALADTAGSDPTVAPGTHEAVNCVAADNALGRPLLDLLREAYGEVPDDCAVDGSALAEGDDRGAYAIAKAERLFGWTPSRSWREAANEDVSEPTLFER from the coding sequence ATGGAAACCGTTCTCGTCACCGGCGGTCGCGGCGCCTCCGGGCGTTGGATCGTCGACCGACTCGCGGGCGACTACGAGGTCGTCGTCGTTGACTACGAACATCCCGGTCCGGGAGTCGACCCGACCTCCCACGTCTCGTTCCGCGCAGCCGACCTCGCCGACCGCGGCGAGGCGCTCGACGTGGTCCACGCCGTCGACCCCGACGTGGTCGTCCACTGGGCAGCGATCCCGGTCGCGGGCACCCACCCCGACGGTCGCGTGTTCGAGACGAACGTCCACGCGGCGAAGAACGTCCTCGACGCCGCCGGACGCGCCGACGCCCGGATCGTACAGGCGTCGAGCGACGGCGCCTACGGGTTCTTCTTCGCCGATCCGACGCCGTTCCCCGACGAGCTGCCGATCACCGAGGACCATCCCCTCCAACCAGAAGACCCGTACGGCCTCTCGAAGGTGACCGCGGAGGCGGCCGCGGGCGCGGTCGCGCGCCGCGAGGGCGTCCCAGCCGTCTCGATCCGCCCCTCGTGGATCCAGTTCCCGGGCGAGTACGCCTGCCGAAGCGACGGGTACGTGAACGACCTCGACGCCGGCGCAGGTAACTTCTGGTCGTACATCGACGCCCGCGACGTGGCCGACCTCGTCGCCGCTGCGCTCGCGGACACGGCGGGATCGGACCCGACGGTAGCGCCCGGAACCCACGAGGCGGTCAACTGCGTCGCCGCCGACAACGCGCTCGGTCGCCCCCTGCTCGACCTGTTGCGGGAGGCGTACGGCGAGGTCCCCGACGACTGCGCGGTCGACGGGAGCGCGCTCGCCGAGGGCGACGATCGCGGCGCGTACGCGATCGCGAAGGCCGAGCGACTGTTCGGGTGGACGCCCTCGCGCTCGTGGCGCGAGGCGGCCAACGAGGACGTTTCTGAGCCGACGCTGTTCGAGCGGTAG
- the htpX gene encoding zinc metalloprotease HtpX, with translation MEWKTDWGLRGRMGFTMFLLFALYVVFIGVLIEVFNVEIIFTLAMFGAFSFAQYFFSDKLALRSMGARKVSPEEYPDLHRRVERLSQQADLPKPTVAVADTQVPNAFATGRNKKNATVAVTTGLLRALDDDELDGVLAHELAHVKNRDVMVMTIASFLSTIAFFIVRWGWLFSGDNRQGAPVIVAIVVSILVWIVSFLLIRALSRYREYSADRGAALITGKPGALASALMTIDGRMDRVPKEDLREEAEMNAFFIIPIKAGFVGKIASTHPPTESRIERLRDLEREMETA, from the coding sequence ATGGAATGGAAGACGGATTGGGGATTACGTGGACGGATGGGGTTCACGATGTTCCTGCTCTTCGCCCTCTACGTCGTGTTCATCGGTGTCCTGATCGAGGTATTCAACGTCGAGATCATCTTCACCCTCGCGATGTTCGGCGCGTTCTCGTTCGCCCAGTACTTCTTCAGCGACAAGCTCGCCCTGCGGAGCATGGGCGCTCGCAAGGTGAGCCCCGAGGAGTATCCGGATCTGCACCGACGGGTCGAGCGCCTGAGCCAGCAGGCCGATCTCCCGAAGCCGACCGTCGCCGTCGCCGACACGCAGGTGCCGAACGCGTTCGCGACCGGCCGGAACAAGAAGAACGCGACCGTCGCCGTGACCACCGGCCTGCTCCGAGCGCTCGACGACGACGAGCTCGACGGCGTGCTCGCCCACGAGCTCGCGCACGTGAAGAACCGCGACGTGATGGTGATGACCATCGCGTCGTTCCTCTCGACGATCGCCTTCTTCATCGTGCGGTGGGGATGGCTGTTCAGCGGCGACAACCGGCAGGGCGCGCCCGTCATCGTCGCAATCGTCGTGTCGATCCTCGTCTGGATCGTCTCGTTCCTGCTCATTCGCGCGCTGTCGCGGTACCGCGAGTACTCGGCCGACCGTGGCGCGGCGCTCATCACGGGGAAGCCCGGCGCGCTCGCCTCGGCGCTGATGACGATCGACGGCCGGATGGACCGCGTACCCAAGGAGGACCTCCGCGAGGAGGCGGAGATGAACGCGTTCTTCATCATCCCGATCAAGGCGGGGTTCGTCGGCAAGATCGCCTCGACGCACCCCCCGACGGAGAGCCGGATCGAGCGGCTCCGCGACCTCGAACGGGAGATGGAGACGGCCTGA